ATCAACCGATGTTTTTGAACTTTTAGACAAAGCAGAACAATCCTTCTTTGAAATTACCAACGGAACAATTAAGAAGGGATTTGATACTGCCAATTCATTGGTAAAGCAAGCTATTGATACTATTAAATCTTTAAAAGATAAGGAAGGTCTTTCCGGTGTTCCTTCAGGATTCCGGGATGTGGATAAGGAAACCGGTGGGTGGCAAAATTCTGACCTTATTATTATTGCAGCTCGTCCCGCGATGGGAAAAACAGCATTCCTTCTTTCCATGGCAAGAAATATTGCAGTAGGACACAAAGTCCCTATGGCTCTTTTCTCTCTCGAGATGGCCTCTGTACAGCTGATCACCAGAATGATTGCCTCCGAAACAAGGATCTCTTCTGAGAAATTAAGAAAAGGAACTTTGGATGATGAAGAATGGCAGAGATTATTCTCCAATGTATCTGAATTGGAAAACGCTCCTTTATACATTGACGAAACCCCTTCCCTTTCCATATTCGATTTCCGTGCAAAATGCCGAAGATTGGTAATGCAGCATGGCGTAAGAATTATCATGGTCGACTATCTTCAGCTGATGACAGCGGGTAGCAGCGGCGGAAAAGGAGTTGGAAACCGTGAACAGGAGATCTCCATGATTTCTCGTTCCTTAAAAGCTATTGCAAAAGAACTTAACGTTCCGGTAATTGCCCTTTCCCAGCTTTCAAGAAGCGTGGAAGCACGTCCCGGAAAAAGACCTCAGCTTTCTGATCTGAGGGAATCCGGAGCCATTGAGCAGGATGCGGATATTGTATCTTTCATCTTCAGACCGGAATATTATAAAATTACTGTTTGGGATAATGACGAGGAAGGACAGGAAACTTCTACGGAAAACCAGGCCGAACTGATTATTGCAAAACACAGAAATGGTGCTACAGCAGATGTAAGACTATCTTTCTTAAAACATTTTGCAAAATTCGGGGATATTGAAGCAGCGATGGATGGTACCGGTGGTGGATACCCTTCTAACTTTGGAGAACCGAGTGGCTTCGACAAAATCAAAACAACTATTCAGCCCGGGGCAGCATTTGACCTTCCGGACAGCTCAAAACTTTCCGGCTCCTCAATGAATGATTTTGATGACGATGATGATTTCCCGTTTTAAGATAAAACTCAGGTCTAAACCAAATTCAGTTTAATTTTACTGTTATAATTCATTTTTTAAAAAGCAGATTTGAGAATCGAAATTTATACCGATGGGGCTTGCAGCGGAAATCCGGGAAAAGGCGGATATGGAATTCTCATGCGCGTTCCTGAAAAAAATTACCAGAAAACATTTTCCAAAGGTTTCCGAAAAACCACCAACAACAGAATGGAACTTCTGGCTGTGATCACGGCATTAGAAAAACTGAAATCCACAGAAAATGAGATTCATGTGTATACTGACAGTAAGTATGTCTCTGATGCCATTAACCAAAACTGGATTGCCGGATGGATTAAAAGAGGCTGGAAAAATGTAAAAAATCCGGATCTGTGGAAAAAATTTGTGGAACTCTACCATAAACACACTCCTAAAATGCACTGGGTAAAAGGACACGCAGGACATTTTGAAAATGAGCTCTGCGACAAATTAGCAGTAGCAGCAGCAAGTTCTCCCGATCTCGAAATTGACACCTATTTTGAGAGTCTTGATAGTAATTCTCTATTTTAATCTTAATTAAAAACAATCTAAACCCGACACTCAATATTTGCCATTTCATCACAAGAAATATGATTTATTAAAAAATAATTAAATTTTTTAACAAAATTAACATTAAATACATATTATTCAAACGGGATTTAATATCTTTACATATTAATAAAAGTCCCAATTACATGAATAAAAATCTATTATTGTATTTATCTGTTTTTTTACTCTGTATAGCCGGGAAGTCCTTTGCTCAGACTTATCAGCTTATCGGCAACCCAGTAAACACTACTGGATGGACGATGGTTTCCCCTACGCAGGTAAACACAGATTTTATTCAGCTCACTCCGGACACCAACAACCAATCCGGTTCCATTAGACTGAATGACCCCATTAACTTAAAATATTGCGACAAATGGAGAGTGGAATTCGATTTCAGAATGGACTCTAACCAAACCTCTAACGGGGACGGAATTGCCTTCTGGTATCTCGCCAATCCACCCGTTGCCAGCGTATTGGGATCCGGCCTTGGGGTATCTCAAAACGCAGTAGGACTTGTGGTAGGGCTTGATACTTACAACAATACCACAACAGCAACAATGAGCAAAGTGCACGTTGCCTACGGACAGGTTCAAAATACAACCGACACCAATAACGTTGAATTTTTCAATGTTCCGGGAAGTTCCTTTCATTCTCCAGATCTGAATGCTACTCAACCTTTTCAGGGAGCGACCTTCAAACATGTAGAAGTTACAGCTCAGGTAGATCCTGCTGCTCCTACCAGCTGGATTATCAAAATAACAATAGACGGCAATGTAATTTGTAATCAGTCTTTTGCCCCATCGGGCACAGCTGCTGCAATGACTGTAGGATATTTTGGATTCTCCGCATCTACGGGAGGTGCAAGATCAAGGCATTCTATTAAAAATGTGAAAATTTATACGGATAAAGTTCCTATTTTACAGAATTCAGCAACCCAGTCTTTCTGTCCTAATCCTACAACAGGATACGGATCTGTAAACCTTACTACGTTCAATTCACAATTTGTAAGCAACCCTTCTAATTATACATTCACCTATTATCCATTCGGAAGTTCAACCCCTATTGCCAATCCTACCAACTACCAGTTCAATGCCAATGCAACTGTTACCGTTGTTATTAAAGATAATGCAGGACTCCTTTGTGATAATCCGGATGGTAAAATCTTATTGGTTCTGGCTCCTTTCAAAGCGGAAGACAAAACCATTACCGTATGTAATAATAACAAAGCAGGAAGTGCTGCTTTCGACTTGAATACAGCACCTGTTACCACCGTTTTAGGAGTGACTAAAAAATATTACAAAACGCTGGCAGACCTAAATGCGGATACGAATGAAATTCAAAATCCCAGCAATTATATATCTGCTCCGGGAGTAGTTTACGTAAAAGTAACAACTCCTCAGGGATGTACAGGTTCTGCAAAAATTACACTGGCATTTTATGCAGATACGCCTGTAAAAGAAGCTACTTTAAGATCATGTTTCATTGAAAATAATATTACGAGTGCCATCTTTAACTTAACTTCAGCAGACGTTACTAGTTTGGGAGCTGGTGCAGCAAAAAAATATTACACTTCTATAGCGAATGCTTTAGACGGTGTGAATGAAATCATGAATCCTCTTCAGTATTTATCTACAAGTACTGCAGTGTATGCAAAAGTTACTGATGCCAACGGGTGTTTTAATATTGCTAAAATCAATCTTATTGTATTACCTCCTACACCATCTTCTGTTCTGAAAGACAAAACGATTTGTATTGGTGAAAAAACAGATCTTGATGCAGGTGCCGGATTTGACGGTTACGAATGGAGCACCGGAGCAACAACCTCATCTATCAAGGATGTAGGCGTAGGTACTTATTGGGTAAAACTGAAAACAGGAAACTGTATCACTACGCAGATTGTCAATGTAAAAGCATCTGCAAATCCTGTGATTTCCAGTATAGACATTGATAACAATACAATCACTGTAAATGTTGCCGGAGGAAAACCTGCATACCAATTCTCATTGGATGGAGTCAACTGGCAGACCAGCAATGTATTTACCGGACTGGCCAGAGGAGAAGTAAAAGTATATGTAAAAGATTTCTATAATTGTACTCCTGTTGAAGTTCAGATCACCGTTCCTAATCTGATCAATGCCATCACTCCAAACGGCGATAATGTAAACGATTTCATTGACTACTCAGCGCTCGCTTACAAGAAAAACCTCATCTTCATTGTTTATGACAGATATGGTAACAAACTATATGAAGCAGGAAAAATGAGGAACTTCACTTGGGACGGAACGGCTTCCGGCAAAAAAGTTCTTACAGGAACTTACTGGTACACTATCTCATGGAACGAAAGCAACAAAGATAATACTGAAACTAAATACTCAGGCTGGGTATTGGTTAAAAACAGAGAATAAATTTTACTATCAGAAACTACCTCCCTGGGGGTAGTTTCGGTATTAAAAGCAGAATCTGCACAAAAAGAGATTGGGAGTAAATATTGCTTCTCATCATCAATTCAAAAAGAAAAAAACTAAAACAATTTTATATCTAAGATTAAGTATAACATCACAATCCATCCACTATGAAAAAAGATATACTCATTTTTGTACTGACTATCTTATTATGCTTGCCGGGAAGACTATTTTCACAAACCTATCAGCTTACCGGAAACCCCGTAAATACAACAGGCTGGGATCTTGTCTCTGATGCTATCGTAAGCGGAGACTTTGTAAGACTTACCACAGATCAAACCAGCAAATATGGAGCGGTAAAATTATCCACCCCCATTACCCTTAGCTACTGCGATAAATGGAAAGTAGAATTCGACTTCAGAATTGACGGAAACGGAACTACACAGTTTGGAAAAGGTGACGGCTTCACTTTCTGGTATCTTGCCAATCCGCCAACAGGTTTCGTATCAGGAGGAGGATTAGGTATTCCTGCCAATGCTTCCGGGCTGATGGTTGGTTTTGACATTTTCAACAATACCACAGAAGGCCAAATGAGTAAAGTTCATATTCTTTACGGAACCAATAATACAGCAGGTAACAACATTGAATACAATACTACTCCGGGAAGTACATTCCATTCTCCGGACCTTATTGCTACCCAACCGTTTGTAGGAGACACTTACAGACACGTTGAAGTAAATGGGGAAACAGACCTTACCAATCCCACCAACTGGATTATCAAAGTAAGAATCAACGGTGTATTAATTGTAGATCAATCATTTGCTCCGTCAGGAGGTGCAGTAGGAATGTCGCAGGGATATTTTGGTTTTTCTGCAGCAACCGGAGGCGCCAGTGCAAGACATTCTATTAAAGATGTTAAAGTATATGTAGATAAAGTTCCTATTTTAAGTAATACAATCAGTCCATTTGTATGTACAAATCCTGCTACAGGAAATGGTACCGTGGACCTTACTTCTTACAATTCTCAATTTGTAACCAATCCTGGAAATTATATTTTCACGTATTATGTATTAGGCAGCTCTACTCCTATTGCCAATCCTACCGCTTTCCAATATTCAGGAAATACAACTATCAAGGTAATTGTAAAAGACCCTAGTTCTACTCTCTGTGATAATGGTGACGGAGTGATACAGCTTAACCCAACACCATTTGCCGCAACAGATGCCACTCTGACGGGATGTAATAACAACAATGCAGGAACAGCAACCTTTGATCTTAACACAGCAGCTGTTACAACCGTTGCCGGAGTAGCCAAGGAATTCTACCCTACATTATATGATCTGAATAACGGCACAAACCAGATTACAAATCCCTCAGCCTATGCTTCTGCAGCAGCTACAATATATGTAAAGGTAACAACCCCTCAAGGCTGTGTAAGCACCTCTAAAATTACACTGAATATTTACCCTGTTGTAGTTGTTAATGATGTTGAGATAAAATCATGTTTTATTGAAACCAATCCTTCTATGGCATCTTTCAATCTTTTGGGAGCAGTTGTTTCTCAAAACGGACTTACAAAAGAATACTATCCTTCATTAACAGATGCGATCAGCGGGACCAATGCAATAGCCACCCCAGCTGCATACATTGCGCCTAACGGAGTTGTATATATTAAAGTATTCAGTGCAGACGGATGTTATTCTATTGCTAAAGTTACCTTAACAGTAATACCTCCAGTTTATTCAAGAACTTTACATGACCAGACAATCTGTATTGAAAAAACTACAACCTTAGATGCAGGAGCAGGCTTCAAAAGCTACGAATGGAGCACAGGAGCTACCACACAGTCTATCAAGAATGTAGGAGTAGGTACCTATTGGGTAAAACTTAAGACCGGAGATTGTGTCGCTACACAAAAAGTAACGGTATACCCTTCTGACAATCCGGTTATTACCACTGTTGACATTTCAGGAAATACAGTAACAATCTATGCCAATGGCGGAACTCCGTCTTACCAGTATTCTATGGATAATATTAACTGGCAGGATTCTAATATCTTTACCAATATTGCAAGAGGAGAAGCTAAAGTATATGTAAAAGACGCTTACAATTGTATTCCCGTAGAAATCAATATTACAGTACCTAATCTTATTAATGTAATTAC
The nucleotide sequence above comes from Chryseobacterium sp. 7. Encoded proteins:
- a CDS encoding T9SS type B sorting domain-containing protein encodes the protein MKKDILIFVLTILLCLPGRLFSQTYQLTGNPVNTTGWDLVSDAIVSGDFVRLTTDQTSKYGAVKLSTPITLSYCDKWKVEFDFRIDGNGTTQFGKGDGFTFWYLANPPTGFVSGGGLGIPANASGLMVGFDIFNNTTEGQMSKVHILYGTNNTAGNNIEYNTTPGSTFHSPDLIATQPFVGDTYRHVEVNGETDLTNPTNWIIKVRINGVLIVDQSFAPSGGAVGMSQGYFGFSAATGGASARHSIKDVKVYVDKVPILSNTISPFVCTNPATGNGTVDLTSYNSQFVTNPGNYIFTYYVLGSSTPIANPTAFQYSGNTTIKVIVKDPSSTLCDNGDGVIQLNPTPFAATDATLTGCNNNNAGTATFDLNTAAVTTVAGVAKEFYPTLYDLNNGTNQITNPSAYASAAATIYVKVTTPQGCVSTSKITLNIYPVVVVNDVEIKSCFIETNPSMASFNLLGAVVSQNGLTKEYYPSLTDAISGTNAIATPAAYIAPNGVVYIKVFSADGCYSIAKVTLTVIPPVYSRTLHDQTICIEKTTTLDAGAGFKSYEWSTGATTQSIKNVGVGTYWVKLKTGDCVATQKVTVYPSDNPVITTVDISGNTVTIYANGGTPSYQYSMDNINWQDSNIFTNIARGEAKVYVKDAYNCIPVEINITVPNLINVITPNDDGINDFVDYSALANKQNLEIAIFDRYGYKMFQADKTNGYKWAGTTNGSKKVPTGNYWYSVSWNENNKNSTPIKFSGWIVVKNRE
- a CDS encoding lectin-like domain-containing protein codes for the protein MNKNLLLYLSVFLLCIAGKSFAQTYQLIGNPVNTTGWTMVSPTQVNTDFIQLTPDTNNQSGSIRLNDPINLKYCDKWRVEFDFRMDSNQTSNGDGIAFWYLANPPVASVLGSGLGVSQNAVGLVVGLDTYNNTTTATMSKVHVAYGQVQNTTDTNNVEFFNVPGSSFHSPDLNATQPFQGATFKHVEVTAQVDPAAPTSWIIKITIDGNVICNQSFAPSGTAAAMTVGYFGFSASTGGARSRHSIKNVKIYTDKVPILQNSATQSFCPNPTTGYGSVNLTTFNSQFVSNPSNYTFTYYPFGSSTPIANPTNYQFNANATVTVVIKDNAGLLCDNPDGKILLVLAPFKAEDKTITVCNNNKAGSAAFDLNTAPVTTVLGVTKKYYKTLADLNADTNEIQNPSNYISAPGVVYVKVTTPQGCTGSAKITLAFYADTPVKEATLRSCFIENNITSAIFNLTSADVTSLGAGAAKKYYTSIANALDGVNEIMNPLQYLSTSTAVYAKVTDANGCFNIAKINLIVLPPTPSSVLKDKTICIGEKTDLDAGAGFDGYEWSTGATTSSIKDVGVGTYWVKLKTGNCITTQIVNVKASANPVISSIDIDNNTITVNVAGGKPAYQFSLDGVNWQTSNVFTGLARGEVKVYVKDFYNCTPVEVQITVPNLINAITPNGDNVNDFIDYSALAYKKNLIFIVYDRYGNKLYEAGKMRNFTWDGTASGKKVLTGTYWYTISWNESNKDNTETKYSGWVLVKNRE
- the dnaB gene encoding replicative DNA helicase yields the protein MAQKETLSSLTHGNFAKELSIADGKMPPNAVDFERLVIGTFLIDKKGLDHSIDLLTPEVFYDPRHQVIFSTILKLYEGNQPVDLMTIIQNLKKEDKLSQAGGDHYIIDLTMGVSSSAHIEYHVRVILEKYILRSLINVSANVIDSSYKESTDVFELLDKAEQSFFEITNGTIKKGFDTANSLVKQAIDTIKSLKDKEGLSGVPSGFRDVDKETGGWQNSDLIIIAARPAMGKTAFLLSMARNIAVGHKVPMALFSLEMASVQLITRMIASETRISSEKLRKGTLDDEEWQRLFSNVSELENAPLYIDETPSLSIFDFRAKCRRLVMQHGVRIIMVDYLQLMTAGSSGGKGVGNREQEISMISRSLKAIAKELNVPVIALSQLSRSVEARPGKRPQLSDLRESGAIEQDADIVSFIFRPEYYKITVWDNDEEGQETSTENQAELIIAKHRNGATADVRLSFLKHFAKFGDIEAAMDGTGGGYPSNFGEPSGFDKIKTTIQPGAAFDLPDSSKLSGSSMNDFDDDDDFPF
- the rnhA gene encoding ribonuclease HI, giving the protein MRIEIYTDGACSGNPGKGGYGILMRVPEKNYQKTFSKGFRKTTNNRMELLAVITALEKLKSTENEIHVYTDSKYVSDAINQNWIAGWIKRGWKNVKNPDLWKKFVELYHKHTPKMHWVKGHAGHFENELCDKLAVAAASSPDLEIDTYFESLDSNSLF